The following are encoded together in the bacterium genome:
- a CDS encoding hydantoinase B/oxoprolinase family protein: protein MAELDPVALEVANHRLAAIAEEMGVALGRTALSPNIKERRDYSCAVFDAGGGLVAQAAHIPVHLGATPLSVRAAIAAMPMGPGDVVVLNDPFAGGTHLPDVTVVMPVHARGARRPFAYVANRAHHADIGGMAPGSMPLGTDVFQEGLRLPPVRLVAGGRMVRDVLALFLANTRVPGEREGDLAAQWAALRVGAERLRELAARPGGTARLAREMAALKDYTAAVLRAALRRLPAGTFRAHDVLDDDGMGATRIPLRVAVRLGGGRAHVDFSGSAPQSRGPLNANLAVTRSAVLYVFAALAGEAVPPNEGLARPLTIVAPDGSIVNARPPAAVAGGNVETSQRIVDVLLRALAPALPDRIPAASCGSMNNVALGGTVGDRAFAYYETLAGGAGGGPTRAGASGVHTHMTNTMNTPIEALEAYYPLRVRRYALRPRSGGAGRHRGGDGIVREIEFLVPAHVTLLTERRTECPYGLAGGGPGSRGRNVLVRGGRGIALPGKVGLDVRAGDRLRVETPGGGGFGHVRRRRTRVGRRRGGPTRGS from the coding sequence GTGGCTGAGCTCGATCCGGTCGCGCTCGAGGTCGCGAACCATCGTCTCGCGGCGATCGCCGAGGAGATGGGCGTCGCGCTCGGCCGTACCGCGCTGTCGCCGAACATCAAGGAGCGTCGCGACTACTCCTGCGCCGTCTTCGACGCCGGCGGCGGGCTCGTCGCGCAGGCGGCGCACATCCCGGTGCATCTCGGGGCGACGCCGCTGTCGGTACGCGCGGCGATCGCCGCGATGCCGATGGGGCCCGGCGACGTCGTCGTCCTGAACGACCCGTTCGCCGGCGGCACGCACCTGCCCGACGTCACCGTCGTCATGCCGGTCCATGCCCGCGGGGCGCGGCGGCCGTTCGCCTACGTCGCCAACCGTGCGCACCACGCCGACATCGGCGGCATGGCCCCCGGCTCGATGCCGCTCGGAACCGACGTCTTCCAGGAAGGCCTGCGCCTGCCGCCGGTGCGGCTCGTCGCGGGCGGCCGCATGGTGCGCGACGTGCTGGCGCTGTTCCTCGCGAACACGCGCGTGCCGGGTGAGCGCGAAGGCGATCTCGCCGCGCAGTGGGCCGCGCTGCGCGTCGGCGCGGAGCGGCTGCGCGAGCTTGCGGCGCGTCCGGGCGGCACCGCGCGGCTCGCACGCGAGATGGCCGCGCTCAAGGACTACACCGCGGCCGTCCTGCGTGCGGCGCTCCGCCGCCTGCCGGCCGGCACCTTCCGCGCCCACGACGTGCTCGACGACGACGGCATGGGGGCGACACGCATCCCGCTGCGCGTCGCGGTGCGGCTCGGCGGCGGCCGTGCGCACGTCGATTTCAGCGGCAGCGCGCCGCAGTCGCGCGGACCGCTCAACGCCAACCTCGCGGTGACGCGCTCGGCGGTGCTCTACGTCTTCGCCGCCTTGGCGGGCGAAGCGGTGCCGCCCAACGAGGGGCTCGCGCGGCCGCTGACGATCGTCGCGCCCGACGGCTCGATCGTGAACGCCCGCCCGCCCGCGGCGGTCGCGGGCGGCAACGTCGAGACCTCGCAGCGCATCGTCGACGTGCTGCTGCGCGCGCTCGCGCCGGCGCTGCCCGACCGCATCCCCGCGGCGAGCTGCGGGTCGATGAACAACGTCGCGCTCGGCGGGACGGTCGGCGACCGTGCCTTCGCCTACTACGAGACGCTCGCGGGCGGCGCGGGCGGCGGGCCGACGCGTGCCGGCGCGTCCGGCGTCCACACGCACATGACGAACACGATGAACACGCCGATCGAGGCGCTCGAGGCGTACTACCCGCTGCGCGTGCGTCGCTATGCGCTGCGGCCGCGCTCCGGCGGCGCGGGCCGGCACCGCGGCGGCGACGGCATCGTGCGCGAGATCGAGTTCCTCGTGCCGGCGCACGTGACGCTGCTGACCGAGCGTCGCACCGAGTGCCCGTACGGGCTCGCCGGCGGTGGGCCGGGATCGCGGGGGCGCAACGTCCTCGTACGCGGGGGACGCGGGATCGCGCTGCCCGGCAAGGTGGGCCTCGACGTGCGCGCCGGCGATCGGCTGCGTGTCGAGACGCCGGGGGGCGGCGGCTTCGGTCATGTCCGTCGCCGCCGCACCCGCGTCGGACGCCGCCGGGGCGGGCCGACGCGGGGGTCGTGA
- a CDS encoding ABC transporter ATP-binding protein — translation MISLRGVQKVYRQGDADVRALSDVSLDIAPGQFVAVVGPSGSGKSTLLHLMGGLDQPSAGDILIDGTSIARMSDDAITIFRRRHIGVVFQFFNLLPTLSAEENVALPLLLDGRAQREVRPKVEAVLEQVGLGHRRRHRPDELSGGEMQRVAVARALVVDPLLILADEPTGNLDTRTGEQILSLVQDANRSRGATIVMVTHDQRAAGWGNRTVTMKDGAVVGDEVTG, via the coding sequence ATGATTTCGCTGCGCGGCGTGCAGAAGGTGTACCGGCAGGGCGACGCCGACGTTCGCGCCCTGTCCGACGTCTCGCTCGACATCGCGCCCGGCCAGTTCGTGGCGGTCGTCGGCCCGAGCGGCTCCGGCAAGAGCACGCTGCTGCATCTCATGGGCGGGCTCGATCAGCCGTCGGCGGGCGACATCCTCATCGACGGCACCTCGATCGCGCGCATGAGCGACGACGCGATCACCATCTTCCGGCGTCGCCACATCGGCGTCGTGTTCCAGTTCTTCAACCTGCTGCCGACGCTGTCCGCGGAGGAGAACGTCGCGCTGCCGCTGCTGCTCGACGGTCGCGCGCAGCGCGAGGTGCGGCCGAAGGTCGAAGCCGTGCTCGAGCAGGTCGGCCTCGGCCACCGCCGCCGGCATCGCCCCGACGAGCTGTCTGGCGGCGAGATGCAGCGCGTGGCGGTGGCGCGGGCGCTGGTCGTCGATCCCCTCTTGATCCTCGCCGACGAGCCGACCGGCAACCTCGACACCCGCACCGGCGAGCAGATCCTGTCGCTGGTGCAGGACGCGAACCGCTCGCGCGGCGCGACCATCGTCATGGTGACGCACGACCAGCGCGCCGCGGGCTGGGGCAACCGCACGGTGACGATGAAGGACGGCGCCGTCGTCGGCGACGAGGTGACGGGATGA
- a CDS encoding phosphotransferase family protein, protein MTAEVPGIAAARVADFFRTRVPDGDVPLAFTLISGGRSNLTYLVRGGARTWVLRRPPLGHVLPTAHDMAREFRILSALADTAVPVARPIALCRDADVNGAPFYVMEHRAGIVVHDELPAGFAEADADRARIGPALAGTLAKLHAVDWKAAGLADFGKPDGYLARQVERWGKQWEGNRTAPLPDVEEALRRLRAAVPVSPPATIVHGDFRLGNVALDPADPGRIVAVFDWEMATLGDPLADLGYLLMYWPQPGETQVAGIPHVTADHGFGPRETLVRVYAERSGRDVGAVDFYLVLAYTKLAVIAEGILKRALMGTDLTPDLSGMRVTAPLAARAVAVADASSDPRLRG, encoded by the coding sequence ATGACGGCGGAGGTTCCCGGCATCGCCGCGGCCAGGGTCGCCGACTTCTTCCGCACCCGGGTGCCGGACGGCGACGTGCCGCTCGCGTTCACGCTCATCAGCGGCGGCCGCTCGAACCTCACCTATCTGGTGCGCGGCGGCGCGCGGACGTGGGTGTTGCGCCGGCCGCCCCTCGGCCACGTGCTGCCGACGGCGCACGACATGGCGCGGGAGTTCCGCATCCTGTCCGCGCTCGCCGACACCGCCGTGCCGGTCGCGCGCCCGATCGCGCTCTGCCGCGACGCCGACGTCAACGGCGCGCCGTTCTACGTGATGGAGCATCGCGCCGGCATCGTCGTCCACGACGAGCTGCCCGCCGGCTTCGCCGAGGCCGACGCCGACCGTGCCCGCATCGGCCCGGCGCTGGCCGGGACGCTCGCGAAGCTGCACGCCGTCGACTGGAAAGCCGCCGGCCTCGCCGACTTCGGCAAGCCCGACGGCTATCTCGCGCGCCAGGTCGAGCGCTGGGGCAAGCAGTGGGAAGGCAACCGGACGGCGCCCTTGCCCGACGTCGAGGAGGCGCTGCGGCGCCTGCGCGCCGCCGTGCCGGTGTCGCCGCCCGCGACCATCGTCCACGGTGACTTCCGCCTCGGCAACGTCGCGCTCGATCCCGCCGATCCCGGCCGCATCGTCGCGGTCTTCGACTGGGAGATGGCGACGCTCGGCGATCCGCTCGCCGACCTCGGCTACCTCCTCATGTACTGGCCGCAGCCGGGTGAAACGCAGGTGGCCGGCATTCCGCACGTGACGGCCGATCACGGCTTCGGCCCGCGCGAGACGCTCGTGCGCGTCTACGCCGAGCGCAGCGGGCGCGACGTCGGCGCCGTCGACTTCTACCTGGTGCTCGCCTACACGAAGCTCGCGGTCATCGCCGAGGGCATCCTGAAGCGGGCGCTGATGGGCACGGACCTGACGCCCGACCTCTCCGGCATGCGCGTGACCGCGCCGCTCGCGGCGCGGGCCGTCGCGGTGGCCGACGCGTCGAGCGATCCGCGCCTGCGCGGCTGA
- a CDS encoding gamma carbonic anhydrase family protein gives MSLQTIHPSAWIAPSAQLYGAITIGAGSSVWHNAVMRAECHDIRIGRATNVQDFVMIHVAYEGGTAIGDFCSIAHHTTLHGCTVEDESLVGIGATIMDGVVIGRGSIVAGGAFVKERTIVPPGSIVAGVPAKVIRQRDSARENRLNAWQYHRNAAHYRSGMHRAWDGDEYLAWLQEMQAAIASDADLALPLD, from the coding sequence ATGTCGCTGCAGACGATCCACCCGAGCGCCTGGATCGCGCCCAGCGCGCAGCTCTACGGCGCGATCACCATCGGCGCCGGCTCGTCCGTCTGGCACAATGCGGTGATGCGTGCCGAGTGCCACGACATCCGCATCGGCCGCGCCACCAACGTGCAGGACTTCGTCATGATCCACGTCGCCTACGAGGGCGGCACGGCGATCGGCGACTTCTGCTCGATCGCCCACCACACGACGCTGCACGGCTGCACCGTCGAGGATGAGTCGCTCGTCGGCATCGGCGCGACGATCATGGACGGCGTCGTCATCGGGCGCGGCTCGATCGTCGCGGGCGGGGCCTTCGTGAAGGAGCGCACGATCGTGCCGCCGGGCTCGATCGTCGCCGGCGTCCCCGCGAAGGTGATCCGCCAGCGCGACTCGGCGCGCGAGAACCGGCTCAACGCCTGGCAGTACCACCGCAATGCCGCGCACTATCGCAGCGGCATGCATCGCGCCTGGGACGGCGACGAGTATCTCGCCTGGCTCCAGGAGATGCAGGCGGCGATCGCGTCGGACGCGGACCTGGCGCTTCCGCTCGACTGA
- a CDS encoding acyl-CoA/acyl-ACP dehydrogenase, whose protein sequence is MDFGLSQDQVLLKDTIRRWLDDECPTTRVRAVMESPGGHDPALWRGLAELGVAGLQIPPALGGAGLELLDVALAAEELGWGCTPGPFLACASAVAALLSVGDAEAHRRWLPGVAAGETIATLALGEDGDVWEPSQLKVRAAGGTLDGTKVLVPAATIADVFVVGAQDADGPGLWTVERGAPGLTVEALQATDMTRQVGNVTFAKTPATRVASGRSALDRARDAAGILLAADAYGGSRRCIDMTTKYALTREQFGQPIGAFQAVKHQLADLVMEAEPSMSLWWYAAHAWDHIPSEAPRHAAMAKAHLTDLYDRVTRICTELHGGIGFTWEYDLHLWFRRAIFDRAYLGSATSHRLRAADLSGW, encoded by the coding sequence ATGGATTTCGGACTCTCCCAGGACCAGGTCCTCCTGAAGGACACCATCCGCCGCTGGCTCGACGACGAGTGCCCGACGACGCGCGTGCGCGCCGTCATGGAGTCGCCGGGCGGGCACGACCCGGCGCTGTGGCGCGGGCTCGCCGAGCTCGGCGTCGCGGGGCTGCAGATCCCGCCGGCGCTGGGCGGCGCGGGGCTCGAGCTGCTCGACGTCGCGCTCGCGGCCGAGGAGCTCGGCTGGGGCTGCACGCCGGGGCCGTTTCTCGCCTGCGCCAGCGCCGTCGCGGCGCTGCTGTCCGTCGGCGACGCCGAAGCCCATCGTCGCTGGCTGCCCGGCGTCGCGGCCGGCGAGACGATCGCGACCCTGGCCCTGGGCGAGGACGGCGACGTGTGGGAGCCGTCGCAGCTGAAGGTGCGCGCGGCGGGCGGCACCCTCGACGGCACCAAGGTCCTGGTCCCGGCGGCGACGATCGCCGACGTGTTCGTGGTCGGTGCGCAGGACGCCGACGGCCCCGGCCTGTGGACCGTCGAGCGCGGCGCCCCCGGGCTCACCGTCGAGGCCCTGCAGGCGACCGACATGACGCGGCAGGTGGGCAACGTCACCTTCGCGAAGACCCCCGCGACGCGCGTCGCGAGCGGCCGCAGCGCGCTCGATCGCGCCCGCGACGCCGCCGGCATCCTCCTCGCGGCCGACGCCTACGGCGGCTCGCGCCGCTGCATCGACATGACGACCAAGTACGCCCTCACGCGCGAGCAGTTCGGCCAGCCGATCGGCGCCTTCCAGGCCGTGAAGCACCAGCTCGCCGACCTCGTCATGGAGGCCGAGCCGTCGATGTCGCTGTGGTGGTACGCGGCGCACGCCTGGGACCACATCCCGAGCGAGGCGCCGCGCCACGCCGCGATGGCGAAGGCGCACCTCACCGACCTCTACGACCGCGTCACCCGCATCTGCACCGAGCTGCACGGTGGCATCGGCTTCACGTGGGAGTACGATCTGCACCTGTGGTTCCGGCGCGCCATCTTCGATCGCGCCTACCTGGGCTCGGCGACGTCGCACCGCCTGCGTGCCGCCGACCTTTCCGGGTGGTGA